In Methanococcoides sp. LMO-2, the genomic stretch GAGACATGAAGTTTGGAAAGATGAACCGATTTGCAGATTCCGGAATAGACCGCCCTGATATCAGAGAGAAGTTCCAGAACGGGATGCTTGAATTCGAGACCGATGAAGAGAAGTTTGATTTCCTTCAGGAGAAAATGTCTGAATTAATCGATGAACAGATTAAAAGGTTCGAATCAATAGATCTTGATGAGATCGACAATAAGCACATCACTGCTGAGCTTATCGAGGAACGTCTTGAAGCTCTCAATAGTGCAAAGACAGACCTTGAAGCTGCAGAATCTCTAGAAGACCTTGGGGAAATAAGGGAATCAATTGCTCCAGTGAAACCTCATGATGGACCTGGGCACAGAAACAGGGGAATGATGGAGGAAATGCCTGAATTCGAAACCGAAGAAGAGAAGTTCGATTACCTTCAGGAGAAAATGTCTGAATTAATCGATAAACAGATTGAGGCTCTTGAATCTGTAGATCTCGATGAGATCGACAATGAAAGAATAACTGCTGAGAACATCGCGGAACGCCTCGACGATCTCGAGCAGGCACAGGAAGCTCTTGCAGATGCAACATCTCTTGAGGATCTTGAGGAAATAAGAAAAGATCTTAAAGAAATGAGGAGACCACATCCTCTTATGGAACTTCAGGAGGACGAGTAATAGCTGAAAAGTTGAAAAAGGGGAATTAATCCCCTTTCTTTTTTCAGCAAAATCAATTGTATGATAATCAATTAAGTTTTGATGACCAAATTATTTCCATGGATGCAGAGTCATGATACTGACAGTTGAAGAAGTCATATTTATGGCTATAGGATTCCTGTTTTTTGTTGCTATTGTGCTTGTTATAGTTATCACTTGCAAGGAAAACGCTTAAAGCAGGACGTATCCGGTTTGAATTCATGATAGTTTTGTAGATGATTCTGGGAGATTATGGCTATTCAGGCAATCAGTGATCTAATGATGATTAAGGAGTTGATACTATGGTTAAAAAAGTGGTAAAAACGTTTTCCTGCCTTGCAGTTCTGTTTATGATGATGATGAGTTCTCTACCATCGGATGCACTTGCTGCAGAAGATAATGTAAAATTTGACAACAAGGGTATGCCGGTTTCTGAAATGGAAAGATATGGTAACATAAGTAGATCAGATCCCGGAATGGATAAAGCTGCCAACATTAATGATGATATTCCGGAATTTGAAACCGAAGAAGAGGAGTTTGAGTATTTCCAGAATGATTTGTTTGAATTAATTGATAAATGGATTGTCGATCTTGAAAATAGAAAAGAGAATCTCGATGAGATTGACAATGAAAAAATGACTTCTGAGAATGTCGAGGAACAGATCGAGGTTCTTAATGGTGTAAGAGAAGAAGTTGAATCTGCCGAGTCTCTGGAAGAACTTGAAGAGATCAGGGGATCAATTATGATGTCTCCGATGGATAAGAATGATAACTTGCGATCTGGAAATATGAACCAGTCAGATTCCGGATTTGATGTTGATAATAAGATGACCCAAAAGGGATCTGAATTCAAGAATGAAGAAGGAACCTTTGAATCCATTAAGAAGAGAGTGTTTGGGTTCATCGATAAGTTGTTTTAAGCGTATGAGAGCACTGAATTCCGGAAGTAGACAAAAAAATGAAATGGTTGTGAGGCAATGGTGTTATTTTCAGAAGAGATTGTAATAGCGATTTTGGCAATCCTGTTCATTGCTATTATTGTACTTGTTATATCTCGTTGGCTATACCAGGCACAGACAGCACTTGAAAAAGGTCGTATCAGGGCCGAAGCCATGAAAGATTCACCTCTGGATTGTGATGACTATGAAATTCGTGAATAAATTAAGAACTTAGTAATTACATTGTTATCCTAAATGCGTTTTGCAATATTTGCCGCAATACTAACTACAATATATCATCCCTATCTTTGTTAGGCATACCAAAAAATAATAGGAATGATAAAAATGTTCTCAAGCTTTATGATAACATTCAGGGAAGGGCTTGAAGCCTTTCTTATCGTGGGGATCATCCTCGCATATCTTGTGCAGACAAGACGAACGGAACTGAACAAGTACGTATATGGTGCTACCGGACTGGCAATCGTTGGAAGCCTGGCCGCTGCAGTTGTCTTCAACCTCCTTTCGATACAATTTGAAGGGCGTAATGAGGAGCTCTTTGAAGGGATCGTAATGCTGTTGGCAGCGGTCATCCTGACATCCATGATCATCTGGATGGCACGTGAAAGCAACAATATCTCTACGACAATACAGGAGCAGGTCGAAGGGAAGAAGGCCTATGGACTCTTTGGACTGGCATTTCTTTCCGTATTTAGGGAGGGTATCGAGACAGTCCTCTTCCTCGGGGCAGCAGCGATGAACACGGAGACAAACGCTGTGCTCTATGGAGGAATTGCTGGTCTTTCCGTATCCGTCGTTGTTGCGTATCTTGTGTTCAAATTCTCGTCACACACGAGTATGGACAATTTCTTCAAGATCACCAGCATCTTCCTGATCCTCTTTGCAGCAGGACTGGCAGCCCACGGTGTCCATGAACTTCAGGAAGCAGGTGTGGTTCCGATCGTTGTGGAGCATGTCTGGGATATAAATCACATCATCGATGAGAAAGGAACCTTTGGTTCTGTCATGAAATCCCTGTTCGGATACAACGGAAACCCATCGCTTATCGAAGTGCTGACCTATGCAGGATACTACATAGCGGTTGGTATCGGGCTGAGGATGCCCGGAAGGAGGGAGAAGGTTGCCATAACAGCCTGATAACGTTGAAATCTAATCTACTCCAATGCTGCCATCGAAAATGATGGCAGCAGCTCTCCTCTTTTCCATCGATTGTATCTCTTGCTTTTGTTTTATCTTGTAAATATTATTCCTGCCTTATGGTTGTGTCATCTAAATGCACAATCCTTAAATACTTACGAGTACATGTGTAACATGTAGGCTACATATACAAACTATGGTTACATAGTTTGAACTGAACAAAGGATGTGAACAATATGAAAACGACAACAAACGCACTTTTGATGGGAGCCATAGTTCTTGCAGGTGCAGGAATGATCGCCCTGACTATGCAAACCGGTATTGTCCAGGCTGCTTACGGTTCAGGTCCCGGGTCCGGATGGGGAGGATGCCCTGCTTATGGTGCATATGCATCAGGATATACGGGTTATAACCAGGCAGCAACAAATTCCGGTTCCTATGAACTGACCGTTGAAGCCATTGAGGATGCACTGGACATAGCCAGAGAGCAGATCGATGCTGATGTGAGAGAGGAGAATATCTACCAGATGGGCAGATGGTGGGTTGTGTATCATGCCAACGATGATGGCGTTGTAATGCGCAGCTACATCGATGCATTCACCGGAGATGTTCTGGACACTCCCGATCAAGCCTATGACTACACAAATACCAGACGTGGTTATGGCATGATGAACGGCGATGGTTACCGCTATAGTATGGGGCATGGGTACAGGATGGGATACGGTCCGGGAATGGGATATGGCGGAATGTACTACTACCGATGAAGACCGATGTGGATTTCCCTGCCATATTTTTTAAATTTCACCCCCACACACGCCTTTGGCAGGGAATATCCATTAATATTCATATAAAGGACAGTAGTAAACATTAATATGAAAACACGAACAAGGTATAAGCAACTATGATGCACTATTACAATACATTCGGCTTACTCGATTTTCTTCTGGAGATCTTCCTTATACTTTTGGTCGTAGGCATAGTCATCTTTTTCATTAACAGATCCGGGTTTGCAGGCTCCCAAAACAATGAGAAGCTTGTCAGGATGGAGAAAGATGTTGCTGAGATCAAGAAGACCGTAGAGGAGATCAAAGAGAAACTGGAAGAAATCTGATATATTAAGATCAACTTTATTCTTCGGTCGGTCTTATTATGGGAAGAACAATGCAGCAGGTAGTATCTATAGGGGAAGCTATTTCCCATCCTCTGAGGCTTAAGCTTCTTTACATGCTTTCAGAAAGGGAATGGTATGTGTATGAGCTTGCCAAAGAGCTTAATGTTTCCCGACAGGTCCTGTATCTTCACTTAAAACGACTTGAAAAGGCCGGGTTTGTAGAAAGCGATCTTCGCCTTGAAGAGGATGATATGAGAGCGAAGAAATTTTTCAGGCTCACGGAATTCGATATCTCGCTGAACATAGATGACCTGAAGGAGTTCTTTGAATGATCTTTTTTGTGATGCTATAAACTTCAGGGGCTGACCCAATCACTATAAACATATGCTTGCTCAGCATTTGATCCCTAGCTCATTACAACGACACGATATTCCTGACCAACAGGGACCTTCATGTTGGTTACAGTATAAGTAACTCCATTTTCTGCTTCAATTTCCGGAATCTCATCACTCTGGACCTGATCCCAGGCCATACCTTCCTCGGACGATTCAAGATATGTATAAATTATCACATCTTCCGCAGTTGCAGAACCAACGTTCGTAACTTCAATATCAAGATCCACATATGTATATGCAGTTGTTATTTTTCCGCTTCCTGTGAATTCTATCTGTAACTGTGGATATCCATAGCCTATCGGAGTTATTATTGCTTCTGTATTTCGATATTCATTAGGTATCACACCAACATCCCATCCGGAATTGGTTGTTTCAAGATAGAAATATTTGACACCATTATATTCATAGTAGCTTCCTGAGAGGCTATCATCTCCCTGCACACCTACTGCCATGTGGTCAGGTAACAGTATCAGTGCGACCCCATATCCCATTTCATGCAGAAGTGATGTCAGGAGGATGGATGAGTCTTCACAGTCCCCACCACCATGATATAGTGTCTCGAACGGGAATCTTGGGTATTCATCGTAGCCTGCGGAAGCACTATCACTGATATAAGGAAGGGACTGGACAAAAGCTGTTGCAATATACGGGATCTCATCTTCTCCATAATCACCTTCAGCAGCTAGAGCTTCCAGCTGTGTGGTTATCTGGGATATCACAACGTCATCGTAAGGATCATTGGCAAACTGATCATAATCCCTGCTTCTGCTTCTTTCTGAATATAATTCGTAGCTCTCTTTGTCGTATTCAGCCTGTAACCAAAAGTCCGTATTGTCATATTCCCATTCATAGGTACGTGTAATGGAATCATCGGTCAGTTTTATTGTGACTTTGGTTTCAGACTCAATAGTTATTGGTTCAGTTTCCAGATATATCTCCGGCTTCAGCTCATAGGTCAGGTCAATGGAAAAACTGCTGTCGTAGATCTTGTCCAGCTTTATAGTGTAAACGTTATTTTCCCCGTCCAGGTCCTTCACATTATATGTCTGTCCTGTGGATATTGTCTTTCTGGAATATTGTACTCCATCTTTGCGGAAGGAAAATTCTACAAAGTTCTCTTTCCGATCGATCTCCAAAACCTTCAGTGAATATCCATTTTCAAGATCAAGTATCGCGGTTTTTTTGAGAGTTGTGTTATATCTCTCAATTTGTTCAGTTGTTGCAATTTCCGGATCTTCAATATCTGGCAATCCATTTTCTTCCGGATATCCTTCATCTTCTTCTGCTATGCAACCCATGCATGAGCAAATGATCACAAAAAGTAGAAAACAGAAGATCGATCCTTTGATGTCCATATTAAATCCAATTAACTGGTGAAATATAATAGCATTGTGGTAGCTGTCTGATCATTAATGATTTTACAACGTAAAAATAACACTCAGTAGACTCTCAATGAACAGGCCACCTACCCAGGATGCCAGAGGGATCAGCAAATATGCTAACACATGTACGATTGTCAGGCTTTCAAAAGGCCATTCCGGTACATCTTCGATGAGTTTCAAGTGCTCGATCAGGTCTGCCATGTGTCCGGGCGAAATATCGGATGAATTGTTATGCAGGAGAGCTTCAGACTCGTGTATCCTTTCACGTGTCCACTTAAGTTCCTCTTCCTTGCTCTCACGGATTCGCTTGTGTATTCCTCTCATCGGCAACCAGAATCCGAGCAATGCGAGTGCTATGGATCCAAGATAAGCCCTGGCGACAACAGGCCATTCTCCGGGATCTAGCAGAAGCAAGCTGAAAATTGATATCATTCCTATGGTTAGAAGGGTGGTCAAAAGACCCTGTTTTACAAAGGGTGATAACGGGGTCATATCCAGCAGATCAATGGATTCTATCTTTGCAGCCAGTCTGGAGGTTCGTGTTGAGGTAACCCAGACAGCACCAAAGAACCAGCCAGCCCATAAACCAATGAAAGGTTCCAGAACACGATGCCAGGCAACTTCTGGGTACCACGTTGCCGGGTCCCAGGGGGATGTAGCTGTCTGGTAGGGTAGTGAAAATGTTATCAATAAGCCCACAAGCCCCCAGACGATCAGATATTTCTTCTCAATATGTACGGTTGCATCTATACCCGGGGTTTCAGTTGTCGTTTTTAGAATATTTTTTAGATCTTTGAAGGTTTTCCTCGTGCCACGTAGAAGATAAAAATAGGCACTGGGGAGATAACCTGCCAGTAAACAATGGACAACAGCTATCCAGAAGTCCTGCAGCAAATAATCATTTTCAAAGATCAGCGTGAAGCGACCCAACAGGTACTCCTGCATCAGGAAGCCTATCAGGAGAATACTGCTGATGGCCAGACCCGGGAGTGCTGGCCTTTGGTAGATCACTTGCTTTATTGGCGGGAGGTTCATTTTGTCACCGCTTATTTCTTTGGTTTCATACCAAAAAGGAATCTTACAACATTTATGCGCCTGATGGCAATTTCATATATCATCAGGATCACTATGAACGATGTGGTGGCGAGTATCATGTATTTTGAATATATGCCCATATCCCAGTCTGCAATGAAGAATCCTACGATCTGGATGATGGTTTGATGAAGTATGTAAATGGCTATGAGTCCTTCGTTGGCGTATTTCAGTGTGCTGTTATTGAAGCTCAGGTATTTCTTTCCATATCCCAGGAAGGCGACCAGCCAGCACCACATATTGAATGAGCGAAGCAGCATAACTCCTGCATACCCATAACTTCCGAAGTAGTATGTCCCGTCAAGTACGGATTGTATGAACCATAAAATTATAGGGAAAGTTGTCAGTGCCAGCACCAAAGCTACTTTTGCGTGCTTCCGAATGGCTTCCTCAAATTTGCTGTTGGAGGCTATGAGGAACCCATAGAACAGGATGATTGGATAGACAAGTATTCCCCAGCCGCCGAAATAATTCGGGTTGCCTGCAAATGATGTTGGGTCAAGGATCGCTGTAAGGATCCCAATTGGTAATGCTATCAGGAATATAGCTCCAGGCTTTTCAAAAATAGAAGCTGTGCGTGAAATGATCGACCTTCCTGAATCGGTTACAAGATAAGCAAAAATCGGTAGCATAACCAAAGAGAATACGAATAGGTAGTAAAGATACCAAAGATGACCCATGGGAAAGTCGAAATTTGAGAATATATCAACAAAAGTGTATGTCAGATACTCGGGATAGAACTCCAGGAATGTAAGTCCTGTTTCTCCACCGCTCAATATTCTCAGGTAATGCTGGGGTGGGAGTATGACAAATATACCAATTAAAAGGTAGGGGACCATGATACGCATAAATCTTGACTTTATGAACTGTCCTTTTGTCCTGAAGCTTAGCACAAAATAGATACTCATACCCGATATCAGGAAGAACAGGGGCATCAGCCACTGGACGATGAACAAAATAAGTATCATGATATTTTCGCTCAGGACGTTGTTCTTTACATCCCAGTCCATCGGATCAAAAAATCTCATCGAATGAAAAAGTATGACTGCAACGATGGCCATTACTCTCAGCCAGTCGAGATCGTATCGTCTCTCAGGTTTACTGCTATTCGTACTTTTCGTACTATTACCCCCTTAAAGAATTATGAAACCATTGTATAAACAGTTTATTTCTCAGGGTCCATTTCGATGATCCAATTTCCAGATACATTACTTCATGGAATGATCGGATAGATGCTGGTAAGAATACAAAATAGAAAAAGAAATGAAAAGAAATGTGTGGAATATCTTTGTATTCCAATTTCATCTGACAAAAAAGTCATTAAAAACTATCGAAAATGATGTCCTCTTCTTCGAGGAAACCATAATTGGTGAAAGTATCAGTTGTTGTGATGTTCACCTTTGCATAAGGCTGTCCTTCTTCGCTTTCCTCAATAGTGTTCTCTATGTTCTCCCATTTTTGTCCTGCTT encodes the following:
- a CDS encoding FTR1 family iron permease yields the protein MFSSFMITFREGLEAFLIVGIILAYLVQTRRTELNKYVYGATGLAIVGSLAAAVVFNLLSIQFEGRNEELFEGIVMLLAAVILTSMIIWMARESNNISTTIQEQVEGKKAYGLFGLAFLSVFREGIETVLFLGAAAMNTETNAVLYGGIAGLSVSVVVAYLVFKFSSHTSMDNFFKITSIFLILFAAGLAAHGVHELQEAGVVPIVVEHVWDINHIIDEKGTFGSVMKSLFGYNGNPSLIEVLTYAGYYIAVGIGLRMPGRREKVAITA
- a CDS encoding winged helix-turn-helix domain-containing protein — encoded protein: MGRTMQQVVSIGEAISHPLRLKLLYMLSEREWYVYELAKELNVSRQVLYLHLKRLEKAGFVESDLRLEEDDMRAKKFFRLTEFDISLNIDDLKEFFE